The Nocardia sp. BMG111209 genome includes a window with the following:
- a CDS encoding 3-isopropylmalate dehydrogenase: MKLAVIAGDGIGPEVIGEALKVLDVVVPGVEKTEYDLGAKRYHATGEILPDSVLPELRQHDAILLGAIGDPSVPSGVLERGLLLRTRFALDHHVNLRPSKLYPGVTSPLSGDPDIDFVVVREGTEGPYTGTGGAIRVGTPHEVATEVSTNTRFGIERVVRYAFDKAQARRRHLTLVHKTNVLTFAGSLWLRTVEQVGAEYPDVRVAYQHIDAATIHMVNDPGRFDVIVTDNLFGDIITDLAAAVSGGIGLAASGNIDASGVNPSMFEPVHGSAPDIAGQAKADPTAAILSVSLLLNHLGETEAAARIESAVAKDLASRSGAASTVAIGDRIAAAV, encoded by the coding sequence ATGAAGCTGGCTGTCATCGCGGGTGACGGTATCGGTCCCGAGGTCATCGGCGAGGCGCTGAAGGTGCTCGACGTGGTCGTGCCGGGGGTCGAGAAGACCGAATACGATCTGGGCGCCAAGCGGTACCACGCCACCGGCGAGATCCTGCCGGATTCGGTGCTGCCGGAGCTGCGGCAGCACGACGCGATCCTGCTCGGCGCGATCGGTGATCCGTCGGTGCCCAGCGGCGTCCTCGAGCGCGGCCTGCTGCTCCGCACCCGGTTCGCGCTCGATCACCACGTGAACCTGCGGCCGTCGAAGCTGTATCCCGGCGTGACCAGTCCGCTCAGCGGCGATCCCGATATCGACTTCGTGGTGGTGCGCGAGGGTACCGAGGGCCCCTACACGGGCACCGGCGGCGCGATCCGCGTCGGCACCCCGCACGAGGTGGCCACCGAGGTCAGCACGAATACCCGCTTCGGGATAGAGCGGGTCGTGCGGTACGCCTTCGACAAGGCGCAGGCGCGGCGCCGGCATCTGACCCTGGTGCACAAGACCAATGTGCTCACCTTCGCGGGCTCGCTGTGGCTGCGCACCGTCGAACAGGTCGGCGCCGAATATCCGGATGTGCGGGTCGCGTATCAGCACATCGACGCCGCCACCATACACATGGTGAACGATCCGGGCCGATTCGATGTGATCGTCACCGACAACCTGTTCGGCGACATCATCACCGACCTCGCCGCGGCCGTCTCCGGCGGTATCGGCCTGGCCGCCTCCGGCAACATCGATGCCTCCGGCGTCAACCCGAGCATGTTCGAGCCCGTGCACGGCAGTGCGCCGGATATCGCGGGCCAAGCGAAGGCCGACCCGACCGCGGCGATCCTGTCGGTGTCGCTGCTGCTGAACCATCTCGGCGAGACCGAGGCGGCCGCCCGGATCGAATCCGCGGTCGCGAAGGATCTGGCCTCCCGCTCGGGTGCCGCGTCCACGGTGGCGATCGGCGATCGGATCGCCGCCGCCGTCTGA
- a CDS encoding ATP-binding protein produces MDSDVHADHKYTMRISRLAIDKLGIKLYDRVSAVLAELIANSYDADATVVEVVLPWGVTLAGTVRVAEEPQYEIIVRDNGHGMTAAEMNEHYLMVGSDRRLRTGSDLSRERQRPVMGRKGIGKLAAFGICRTIEVVTAGSEPGDRTDAGWPVSHIVMDLQDMLSDTESDYFPAVGELDGTVAAERGTTVILRDFFRKRVNSGPELNRQLAARFGIERSDWRVEVHNSAGEGESFTLSDLPVDVMEETRVDVADRPVRYGRGQLPVSGWVAYSRQPYKDEAMAGVRLYARGKIVAQTRDFGIPAGFTGEFKLRSYLVGAIHVDWLDDDEDLVRSDRQDIMWNSPRGEALAVWGHELIREIGRMGERSIRRRVWEEFVEKSHIYQTLDTIAPGDRMFRDSVVDAARILVANKDRAALEDPGHVESIVRLALSLGPQRSLLETLKEIADETDPRMDVVVALFERARVAEIYSLGQIASERVAVVGRLHRLVDDRRSLERPFQELIERAPWLLAPEWTPLGMNESLKRVRASFERWYAQKYGETLLTTSIGSEKREPDFVLLHDSGELWIVEIKRMDYHLTDEEYNRAINYLYALDTFLTENPRIGAQFPRRRLTFIVDHIDRLRPASRSSLDSDARIDRRTWRELLDSTLRAHRDFLERVYEMRAEEDAGPADGVRAG; encoded by the coding sequence ATGGACAGCGACGTGCATGCCGACCACAAGTACACGATGCGCATCAGTCGGCTCGCGATCGACAAGCTGGGAATCAAACTGTACGACCGGGTTTCGGCGGTTCTCGCCGAACTCATCGCCAACTCCTACGACGCCGACGCCACCGTGGTCGAGGTGGTGCTGCCGTGGGGTGTCACCCTCGCCGGAACCGTGCGGGTGGCCGAGGAACCGCAGTACGAGATCATCGTGCGGGACAACGGACACGGCATGACCGCGGCCGAGATGAACGAGCACTATCTGATGGTCGGCTCCGACCGGCGGCTGCGCACCGGCTCCGATCTCTCCCGCGAACGGCAGCGACCGGTCATGGGCCGCAAGGGAATCGGGAAACTCGCGGCCTTCGGGATCTGCCGCACCATCGAAGTCGTCACCGCCGGTAGCGAACCCGGCGACCGGACCGACGCGGGCTGGCCGGTGTCGCACATCGTGATGGATCTGCAGGACATGCTCTCCGACACCGAGAGCGACTACTTCCCGGCCGTCGGCGAACTCGACGGTACGGTCGCCGCCGAGCGCGGCACCACCGTGATCCTGCGCGACTTCTTCCGCAAGCGGGTGAACTCCGGTCCGGAGCTGAACCGGCAGCTGGCCGCGCGGTTCGGTATCGAACGCTCGGATTGGCGGGTGGAGGTCCACAACAGCGCCGGCGAGGGTGAGAGTTTCACCCTCAGCGACCTGCCGGTCGACGTGATGGAGGAGACCCGCGTCGACGTCGCCGACCGGCCGGTGCGCTACGGCCGCGGCCAGCTGCCGGTGTCCGGCTGGGTGGCCTATTCGCGGCAGCCCTACAAGGACGAGGCGATGGCCGGGGTGCGGCTGTACGCCCGCGGCAAGATCGTCGCGCAGACCCGGGACTTCGGTATCCCGGCCGGATTCACCGGCGAGTTCAAGCTGCGTTCCTATCTGGTCGGGGCCATCCACGTCGACTGGCTCGACGACGACGAGGATCTGGTCCGCTCCGATCGCCAGGACATCATGTGGAATTCGCCGCGCGGCGAGGCGCTGGCCGTGTGGGGGCACGAGCTGATCCGGGAGATCGGCCGGATGGGGGAGCGGTCGATCCGGCGCCGGGTCTGGGAGGAGTTCGTCGAAAAGTCGCACATCTACCAGACCCTGGACACGATCGCGCCGGGCGACCGGATGTTCCGCGATTCGGTGGTCGACGCCGCGCGAATCCTGGTGGCCAACAAGGACCGTGCCGCGCTCGAGGATCCCGGTCATGTGGAAAGCATTGTGCGGCTGGCACTGTCGCTGGGCCCGCAGCGCAGTCTGCTGGAGACGCTCAAGGAGATCGCCGACGAGACCGATCCGCGGATGGATGTGGTGGTGGCGTTGTTCGAGCGGGCGCGGGTCGCCGAGATCTACTCGCTGGGCCAGATCGCCAGCGAGCGGGTCGCGGTGGTGGGCCGCCTGCACCGGCTCGTCGACGACCGGCGCTCGCTGGAGCGGCCGTTCCAGGAACTGATCGAGCGGGCGCCGTGGCTGCTGGCCCCGGAATGGACGCCGCTGGGCATGAACGAATCGCTCAAGCGGGTCCGGGCGAGCTTCGAGCGTTGGTACGCACAGAAATACGGCGAGACGCTGCTCACCACCTCGATCGGCAGCGAGAAGCGGGAACCGGATTTCGTACTGCTGCACGACTCCGGCGAGCTGTGGATCGTGGAGATCAAGCGGATGGACTACCACCTCACCGACGAGGAGTACAACCGCGCCATCAACTATCTCTACGCGCTGGACACCTTCCTCACCGAGAACCCGCGCATCGGCGCTCAATTCCCGCGCCGCCGATTGACATTCATCGTCGACCACATCGACCGGCTGCGTCCCGCCTCGCGCTCCTCGCTGGACAGCGATGCCCGCATCGACCGCCGCACCTGGCGGGAACTGCTGGATTCCACCCTCCGCGCGCACCGCGACTTCCTGGAGCGGGTGTACGAGATGCGCGCCGAGGAGGACGCGGGCCCGGCGGACGGTGTGCGCGCGGGCTGA
- the gltX gene encoding glutamate--tRNA ligase, translating to MTDVRVRFCPSPTGTPHVGLIRTALFNWAFARHFGGAFVFRIEDTDAARDSEESYRALLDALRWLGLTWDEGPEIGGSFGPYRQSLRRDIHRDAVRRLLEAGEAYESFSTPEEVEARHRAAGRDPKLGYDNFDRELSAERIAAYRAEGRPAVIRLRMPDRDITWRDLVRGETTFKAGVVPDFALTRGTGDPLYTLVNPLDDAMMRITHVLRGEDLLSSTPRQIALHEALQRIGVSEFTPQFGHLPFVMGQGNKKLSKRDPESNLFLHRERGFIPEGLLNYLALLGWSLADDHDVFSMAEMVEAFEISKVNSNPARFDQKKADALNAEHIRLLDPGDFTRRLREYLTEHGHIGAEVDEKVFAAAAELVQTRIVVLADAWDLLKFLFRPETEFTVDPAAAEKNLGPDAAPVLQAAIAALEGVPEWTAPRLEETLKTALVDDLGLKPRKAFAPVRVAVTGSHISPPLYESLELLGREITMDRLRAASVLTAAL from the coding sequence ATGACCGACGTCAGAGTTCGCTTCTGTCCGTCACCGACCGGCACCCCGCATGTCGGTTTGATCCGGACGGCGCTGTTCAACTGGGCGTTCGCCCGCCACTTCGGCGGCGCGTTCGTCTTCCGCATCGAAGACACCGATGCCGCACGGGATTCGGAGGAGTCGTACCGGGCGCTGCTGGACGCGCTGCGCTGGCTCGGCCTCACCTGGGACGAGGGGCCGGAGATCGGCGGCTCGTTCGGGCCGTACCGGCAGTCGTTGCGCCGTGACATCCACCGGGATGCGGTGCGGCGCTTGCTCGAGGCGGGGGAGGCCTACGAATCCTTCTCCACTCCAGAGGAAGTCGAGGCTCGGCATCGGGCCGCCGGCCGCGACCCGAAACTCGGCTACGACAACTTCGACCGCGAGCTGTCCGCGGAGCGGATCGCCGCGTACCGGGCCGAGGGCCGCCCGGCGGTGATCCGGTTGCGGATGCCCGATCGCGACATCACCTGGCGCGATCTGGTGCGCGGCGAGACCACCTTCAAGGCCGGGGTGGTACCCGACTTCGCGCTCACCCGCGGCACCGGCGATCCGCTGTACACGCTGGTCAATCCGCTCGACGACGCGATGATGCGGATCACCCACGTGTTGCGCGGCGAGGATCTGCTGTCGTCCACGCCGCGGCAGATCGCGTTGCACGAGGCGTTGCAGCGCATCGGCGTTTCCGAGTTCACCCCGCAGTTCGGTCACCTGCCGTTCGTGATGGGGCAGGGCAACAAGAAGTTGTCCAAGCGCGATCCCGAGTCGAATCTGTTCCTGCATCGCGAGCGCGGATTCATCCCTGAGGGTTTGCTGAATTACCTGGCTTTGCTCGGCTGGAGCCTCGCCGACGACCACGACGTCTTCTCGATGGCCGAGATGGTCGAGGCCTTCGAGATATCGAAAGTAAATTCGAATCCCGCCCGCTTCGACCAGAAGAAGGCGGACGCTCTCAACGCCGAGCACATTCGTTTGCTGGATCCGGGTGATTTCACCCGCCGGCTGCGCGAGTACCTCACCGAGCACGGCCACATCGGCGCCGAGGTGGACGAGAAGGTTTTCGCCGCCGCGGCGGAGTTGGTGCAGACCCGGATCGTGGTGCTCGCCGATGCCTGGGACCTGCTGAAGTTCCTGTTCCGCCCGGAAACCGAGTTCACCGTGGATCCGGCGGCGGCGGAAAAGAATCTGGGACCGGATGCGGCACCGGTGTTGCAGGCCGCCATCGCCGCGCTGGAGGGCGTTCCGGAGTGGACGGCTCCCCGACTCGAAGAGACGTTGAAAACGGCGCTGGTGGACGATCTGGGCCTGAAACCGCGCAAGGCCTTCGCGCCGGTGCGGGTCGCGGTGACCGGATCGCACATCAGCCCGCCGCTGTACGAGTCGCTGGAACTGCTCGGCCGGGAGATCACCATGGACCGGCTGCGGGCCGCCTCGGTGCTCACCGCCGCGCTGTAG
- the serA gene encoding phosphoglycerate dehydrogenase — protein sequence MSQNGRPVVLIADKLAQSTVDALGDGVEVRWVDGPNRPELLAAVPEADALLVRSATTVDAEVLEAGRKLKIVARAGVGLDNVDVPAATERGVMVVNAPTSNIHTAAEHAVTLLLAAARQIPAADATLREHTWKRSKFNGVEIFGKTVGVIGLGRIGQLFAARLAAFETKIVAYDPYVSPARAAQLGIELLSLDELLQRADLISVHLPKTPETKGLLSAEKLALTKPGVIIVNAARGGLIDETALADSINSGHVRAAGIDVYETEPCTDSPLFELPQVVVTPHLGASTSEAQDRAGTDVARSVLLALAGEFVPGAVNVTGGAVGEEVAPWLEIVRKQGVLLGGLSDELPVSVEVQVRGELSSEDVAVLELSALRGIFSALVEDQVTFVNAPAMAKERGIEATVTTVSESPSHRSLVDLRAVFGDGRTLNVAGALTEPEQVQKIVNINGRNYDLRAEGLNIAILNYDDRPGALGKIGTKLGEAGIDILAAQLTQDVDKEGATVILRVAEPVPAEVRAAIAEVVGAAKVAQVDLS from the coding sequence GTGAGCCAGAATGGCCGTCCTGTTGTTCTGATCGCCGACAAGCTCGCCCAGTCGACCGTCGATGCGCTCGGTGACGGAGTCGAGGTTCGCTGGGTCGACGGCCCGAATCGTCCCGAGCTGCTGGCCGCCGTGCCGGAGGCCGACGCGCTGCTGGTGCGCTCGGCGACCACGGTCGACGCCGAGGTGCTCGAGGCGGGCCGGAAGCTGAAGATCGTCGCGCGCGCCGGTGTCGGCCTCGACAATGTCGACGTGCCCGCGGCCACCGAGCGCGGCGTCATGGTCGTCAACGCGCCGACCTCGAACATCCACACCGCCGCCGAGCACGCGGTCACGCTGCTGCTGGCCGCCGCGCGGCAGATCCCGGCCGCCGACGCCACCCTGCGCGAGCACACCTGGAAGCGCAGCAAGTTCAACGGTGTCGAGATCTTCGGCAAAACCGTCGGCGTGATCGGCCTGGGCCGGATCGGCCAGCTGTTCGCCGCCCGCCTCGCCGCGTTCGAGACCAAGATCGTCGCGTACGACCCGTACGTATCGCCGGCCCGCGCCGCTCAGCTCGGTATCGAGCTGCTGTCGCTGGACGAGCTGCTGCAGCGCGCCGACCTCATCTCGGTCCACCTGCCCAAGACCCCGGAGACCAAGGGCCTGCTCTCCGCGGAGAAGCTGGCGCTGACCAAGCCGGGTGTGATCATCGTCAACGCCGCGCGTGGCGGCCTGATCGACGAGACCGCCCTGGCCGACTCGATCAACTCCGGTCACGTGCGCGCCGCCGGTATCGACGTGTACGAGACCGAGCCGTGCACCGACAGCCCGCTGTTCGAGCTGCCGCAGGTCGTGGTCACCCCGCATCTGGGCGCGTCGACCTCCGAGGCGCAGGACCGCGCGGGCACCGACGTCGCCCGGTCGGTGCTGCTGGCGCTGGCCGGTGAGTTCGTGCCGGGTGCGGTGAACGTCACCGGCGGCGCGGTCGGCGAAGAGGTCGCCCCGTGGCTCGAGATCGTGCGCAAGCAGGGTGTGCTGCTCGGTGGGCTGTCCGACGAGCTGCCGGTCAGCGTCGAGGTCCAGGTGCGCGGCGAGCTGTCGTCGGAAGATGTTGCGGTGCTGGAACTCTCGGCGCTGCGCGGCATCTTCTCGGCACTGGTCGAGGATCAGGTCACCTTCGTCAACGCGCCGGCGATGGCCAAGGAGCGCGGTATCGAGGCCACCGTCACCACGGTGTCGGAGAGCCCGAGCCACCGCAGCCTGGTCGATCTGCGCGCGGTGTTCGGCGACGGCCGCACCCTGAACGTGGCCGGTGCGCTCACCGAGCCCGAGCAGGTGCAGAAGATCGTGAACATCAACGGCCGCAACTACGATCTGCGGGCCGAGGGCCTGAACATCGCCATCCTCAACTACGACGATCGCCCGGGTGCGCTGGGCAAGATCGGCACCAAGCTGGGTGAGGCCGGTATCGACATCCTGGCCGCCCAGCTGACCCAGGACGTCGACAAGGAGGGCGCCACCGTGATCCTCCGCGTCGCCGAGCCGGTTCCCGCCGAGGTGCGGGCCGCGATCGCCGAGGTCGTCGGCGCCGCCAAGGTCGCCCAGGTCGACCTGAGCTGA
- a CDS encoding fumarylacetoacetate hydrolase family protein produces the protein MRLGRVASPDGLAFVSIEGSDAETVAREIADHPFGTPTFTGRSWPLADVRLLAPILASKVVCIGKNYAAHAREMGGEAPADPVIFIKPSTSINNPNSPILLPPSSSQVDYEGELAVVIGRPCRDVPAQRAADVILGYTVANDVTARDQQRHDGQWTRGKGYDTFCPLGPWIETELDPSDLELVTELDGEVRQRSRTSLLLHDIPKQIEWISAVMTLLPGDVILTGTPEGVGPMKDGQTVSVTVEGIGTLTNPVATKR, from the coding sequence ATGCGTCTAGGTCGTGTAGCCAGCCCGGATGGGCTCGCGTTCGTCAGCATCGAGGGATCCGATGCGGAGACGGTCGCCCGTGAAATCGCCGATCACCCCTTCGGCACGCCCACGTTCACCGGTCGCAGCTGGCCGCTGGCGGACGTCCGGCTGCTCGCGCCGATCCTGGCCAGCAAGGTGGTCTGCATCGGCAAGAACTACGCCGCGCACGCCCGCGAGATGGGCGGGGAGGCACCGGCGGATCCGGTGATCTTCATCAAGCCGAGTACTTCGATCAACAACCCGAACTCGCCGATCCTGTTGCCGCCCAGTTCGTCTCAGGTGGACTACGAGGGCGAGCTGGCGGTGGTGATCGGCCGCCCGTGCCGGGACGTACCGGCGCAGCGCGCCGCCGACGTGATCCTCGGATACACCGTCGCCAACGATGTCACCGCCCGTGACCAGCAGCGGCACGACGGTCAGTGGACCCGCGGCAAGGGGTACGACACCTTCTGCCCGCTCGGCCCGTGGATCGAAACCGAGCTGGATCCCTCGGATCTCGAACTCGTCACCGAACTCGACGGCGAGGTCCGCCAGCGCAGCCGGACGTCCCTTCTGCTGCACGACATTCCGAAGCAGATCGAATGGATATCCGCGGTCATGACGTTGCTCCCCGGTGACGTCATCCTCACCGGCACCCCGGAAGGTGTAGGACCGATGAAAGATGGGCAAACCGTTTCCGTGACGGTCGAGGGAATCGGTACCCTCACCAATCCCGTTGCCACCAAACGCTGA
- a CDS encoding alkaline phosphatase family protein produces the protein MPLDRRTFSALLATGLTATLAAAVAPNAAAVSGDPAPDATRPDPARGAAANKIAVIGIDGCLYTELLAAVTPNLRRLAAEGTLSRYSIAPHTTISCPSWSAALTGYWDTRTGICDNDGTCRPEVFATYPTVFHRVKTAAAQRRTASIATWDTISTIARTGEPHADLIVTAGANRYGTYGCEADIDTETAAATVAAITAGTDLVFTHLDQVDIAGHRLRAANPQAYRDAISRVDVLVGGIVDAVDTRSRAHGERWTILVTTDHGHKPEGGHGGQSAYETASFVIARGPDFAAGRQYNGYSLIDLTPTVLDLFGLPPVPELDGKSMRTGGSADPSQPIPDTPVVGRVTDPARLAALPVPFDTGCIIGTV, from the coding sequence ATGCCCCTCGACCGGCGCACCTTCTCGGCACTGCTGGCCACCGGACTCACGGCCACCCTCGCGGCGGCCGTGGCACCGAATGCGGCGGCGGTGTCCGGTGATCCGGCGCCGGACGCCACCCGTCCCGACCCCGCCCGCGGCGCCGCGGCGAACAAGATCGCGGTGATCGGCATCGACGGCTGCCTCTATACCGAACTGCTCGCCGCGGTCACGCCGAATCTGCGCCGGCTCGCGGCCGAGGGCACCCTCTCCCGCTACTCGATCGCGCCGCACACGACGATCTCGTGCCCGTCCTGGTCGGCGGCCCTGACCGGCTACTGGGACACCCGCACCGGCATCTGCGACAACGACGGCACCTGCCGCCCGGAGGTCTTCGCCACCTATCCGACGGTCTTCCACCGCGTGAAAACCGCAGCGGCGCAACGCCGGACGGCATCGATCGCGACCTGGGACACGATCAGCACGATCGCCCGCACCGGCGAACCGCACGCCGATCTGATCGTCACCGCCGGCGCCAACCGGTACGGCACCTACGGCTGCGAGGCCGATATCGACACCGAGACCGCGGCGGCCACGGTCGCCGCGATCACCGCGGGCACCGACCTGGTGTTCACCCACCTCGACCAGGTCGACATCGCCGGTCACCGGCTGCGCGCGGCGAACCCGCAGGCGTACCGGGACGCGATCAGCCGGGTGGACGTCCTGGTCGGCGGCATCGTCGACGCGGTCGACACCCGCTCCCGCGCGCACGGCGAGCGCTGGACGATCCTGGTCACCACCGATCACGGCCACAAGCCCGAGGGCGGGCACGGCGGCCAGAGCGCTTACGAGACAGCCAGTTTCGTGATCGCGCGCGGACCGGACTTCGCGGCGGGACGGCAGTACAACGGCTACTCGCTGATCGACCTGACCCCGACCGTACTGGACCTGTTCGGCCTGCCCCCGGTCCCCGAACTGGACGGAAAATCCATGCGCACAGGCGGTTCCGCCGATCCCTCGCAGCCGATCCCGGATACACCGGTCGTCGGCCGGGTCACCGATCCGGCCCGGCTCGCGGCGCTACCGGTCCCGTTCGACACCGGTTGCATCATCGGTACCGTGTGA
- a CDS encoding cold-shock protein, translating to MAHGTVKWFDSKKGFGFIAADDGGPDVFVEYTAVVGEGFRSLVAGQRVRFEVRRAKAGPEAVDVFVMPAL from the coding sequence ATGGCACACGGCACGGTCAAGTGGTTCGACAGCAAGAAGGGTTTCGGGTTCATCGCCGCGGACGACGGCGGACCGGACGTCTTCGTCGAGTACACGGCGGTCGTCGGAGAGGGCTTCCGTTCGCTGGTGGCCGGGCAGCGGGTGCGGTTCGAGGTCCGCCGGGCGAAGGCGGGCCCCGAGGCCGTCGACGTCTTCGTTATGCCCGCGCTATAG
- a CDS encoding MFS transporter, translating to MTAATPISATRRWSMLGLGVFAQGSSAVIVNGTPFLLPALTDRGMPLATAGLLVSMPTVGLVCTLIAWGYVVDRFGERAALVAGPALTCAAGAGAAASMAAYAAGRTVPASGYVVLGALLFLAGLGAGSTNGASGRVIVGWFPADQRGLAMGIRQTAQPLGVAVGALTIPAVAAAHGFSLAILIPATMAGVAAIGCLLGIVDPPRPPATGDARPANPYRGDSTLWRIHLVSVLLVIPQSTVWTFALLWLHRDAHLSLTAAGAVVTATQLLGAAGRIGAGAWSDRVGSRLRPLRTVAIAAVFSMAGLALTAWLHWWWLALPILAVASVITVADNGLAFTAVAEIAGPFWSGRGLGIQNTGQNLAAAAIAPVFGALITAAGFPSAYLAAALVAAAAVPLVPRDRSRVPAAA from the coding sequence ATGACCGCCGCGACCCCGATCAGCGCGACCCGCCGGTGGAGCATGCTCGGCCTCGGAGTGTTCGCGCAGGGTTCCAGCGCCGTGATCGTCAACGGCACCCCGTTCCTGTTGCCCGCCTTGACCGATCGCGGAATGCCTTTGGCCACAGCGGGTCTGCTGGTCTCGATGCCGACGGTGGGCCTGGTGTGCACCCTGATCGCCTGGGGCTACGTGGTGGACCGGTTCGGCGAACGGGCCGCCCTGGTGGCCGGACCCGCGCTGACCTGCGCCGCGGGCGCCGGCGCGGCCGCGTCCATGGCGGCGTACGCGGCCGGCCGCACCGTCCCGGCCTCGGGGTATGTCGTCCTGGGCGCCCTGCTGTTCCTGGCCGGACTCGGCGCGGGCAGCACCAACGGGGCCAGCGGACGGGTGATCGTGGGCTGGTTCCCGGCCGATCAGCGCGGCCTGGCGATGGGCATCCGGCAGACCGCGCAACCGCTGGGGGTGGCCGTCGGCGCCCTGACGATCCCGGCCGTCGCTGCGGCACACGGGTTTTCCCTCGCGATCCTGATACCCGCGACGATGGCCGGGGTGGCGGCGATCGGCTGCCTGCTGGGCATCGTCGATCCGCCCCGGCCGCCGGCCACCGGCGACGCGCGCCCCGCCAACCCCTACCGTGGCGACAGCACGCTGTGGCGCATCCACCTGGTCTCGGTGCTGCTGGTGATCCCGCAGTCCACGGTCTGGACCTTCGCACTGCTGTGGCTGCACCGCGACGCGCACCTGTCCCTGACCGCCGCGGGTGCGGTGGTCACCGCCACCCAGCTGCTGGGCGCGGCGGGCCGCATCGGCGCGGGCGCCTGGTCCGACCGGGTCGGCAGCCGGCTGCGGCCGCTGCGCACGGTGGCGATCGCGGCGGTGTTCTCGATGGCGGGCCTGGCCCTGACCGCGTGGCTGCACTGGTGGTGGCTCGCGCTGCCGATCCTGGCGGTCGCGTCGGTGATCACGGTGGCGGACAACGGATTGGCCTTCACCGCGGTCGCGGAGATCGCCGGACCCTTCTGGAGCGGCCGCGGTCTGGGCATCCAGAACACCGGGCAGAATCTGGCCGCCGCGGCCATCGCCCCGGTCTTCGGCGCCCTGATCACCGCGGCGGGCTTCCCGTCGGCCTATCTGGCCGCCGCCCTCGTGGCGGCCGCCGCCGTCCCACTGGTACCCCGGGACCGCTCCCGCGTCCCCGCCGCGGCCTGA
- a CDS encoding cold-shock protein: MAQGVVKWFNSEKGFGFIAQENGGPDVFVHYSAVAGSGFRSLDEGQRVEFEIGQGQKGPQAQGVRVIA; the protein is encoded by the coding sequence ATGGCGCAAGGCGTAGTGAAGTGGTTCAACAGCGAGAAGGGCTTCGGCTTCATCGCTCAGGAAAACGGCGGCCCGGATGTGTTCGTGCACTATTCGGCCGTGGCGGGTTCGGGCTTCCGCTCCCTCGATGAGGGACAGCGTGTGGAGTTCGAGATCGGGCAGGGCCAGAAGGGCCCGCAGGCCCAGGGCGTCCGCGTGATCGCCTGA